The following are from one region of the Escherichia sp. E4742 genome:
- the asd gene encoding aspartate-semialdehyde dehydrogenase, whose product MKNVGFIGWRGMVGSVLMQRMVEERDFDAIRPVFFSTSQSGQAAPSFGGASGTLQDAFDLEALKALDIIVTCQGGDYTNEIYPKLRESGWQGYWIDAASSLRMKDDAIIILDPVNQDVITDGLNKGIRTFVGGNCTVSLMLMSLGGLFANDLVDWVSVATYQAASGGGARHMRELLTQMGQLYGHVADELATPSSAILDIERKVTTLTRSGELSVDNFGVPLAGSLIPWIDKQLDNGQSREEWKGQAETNKILNTSSVIPVDGLCVRVGALRCHSQAFTIKLKKDVSIPTVEELLAAHNPWAKVVPNDREITMRELTPAAVTGTLTTPVGRLRKLNMGPEFLSAFTVGDQLLWGAAEPLRRMLRQLA is encoded by the coding sequence ATGAAAAATGTTGGTTTTATCGGCTGGCGCGGTATGGTCGGCTCCGTTCTCATGCAACGCATGGTTGAAGAGCGCGACTTCGACGCCATTCGCCCTGTCTTCTTTTCGACTTCACAGTCTGGTCAGGCTGCGCCTTCCTTCGGCGGTGCTTCTGGCACACTTCAGGATGCCTTTGATCTGGAGGCGCTGAAGGCTCTCGATATCATCGTAACCTGTCAGGGCGGCGATTATACCAACGAAATCTATCCAAAGCTCCGTGAGAGCGGATGGCAAGGTTACTGGATTGACGCAGCATCGTCTCTGCGCATGAAAGATGACGCCATCATCATTCTTGACCCAGTCAATCAGGACGTCATTACTGATGGATTAAATAAAGGCATCAGGACTTTTGTTGGCGGTAACTGTACCGTAAGCCTGATGTTGATGTCGTTGGGCGGTTTATTCGCCAATGATCTTGTTGATTGGGTTTCCGTTGCAACCTACCAGGCGGCTTCCGGCGGTGGTGCGCGACATATGCGTGAGTTGTTAACCCAGATGGGCCAACTGTATGGCCATGTGGCGGATGAACTCGCGACACCGTCCTCTGCTATTCTCGATATTGAACGCAAAGTCACGACCTTAACCCGCAGCGGCGAGTTGTCAGTGGATAACTTTGGCGTGCCGCTGGCGGGCAGCCTGATTCCGTGGATCGACAAACAGCTTGATAACGGTCAGAGCCGCGAAGAATGGAAAGGGCAGGCGGAAACCAACAAGATTCTCAACACATCTTCCGTTATTCCGGTAGATGGTTTGTGTGTGCGTGTCGGGGCGTTGCGCTGCCACAGCCAGGCATTCACCATCAAACTGAAAAAAGATGTGTCTATTCCGACCGTGGAAGAACTGTTGGCGGCCCATAACCCGTGGGCAAAAGTGGTTCCAAACGATCGCGAAATCACTATGCGTGAGCTAACCCCAGCTGCCGTCACCGGTACGCTGACCACGCCGGTAGGCCGTCTGCGTAAGCTGAATATGGGACCTGAGTTCCTGTCAGCCTTTACCGTGGGCGACCAGCTGCTGTGGGGGGCCGCGGAGCCGCTACGCCGGATGCTTCGTCAACTGGCGTAA
- the yhgN gene encoding NAAT family transporter YhgN translates to MNEIISAAVLLILIMDPLGNLPIFMSVLKHTEPKRRRAIMVRELLIALMVMLVFLFAGEKILAFLSLRAETVSISGGIILFLIAIKMIFPSASGNSSGLPAGEEPFIVPLAIPLVAGPTILATLMLLSHQYPNQMGHLVIALLLAWGGTFVILLQSSLFLRLLGEKGVNALERLMGLILVMMATQMFLDGIRMWMKG, encoded by the coding sequence ATGAATGAAATCATTTCTGCAGCAGTTTTATTGATCTTGATTATGGATCCGCTCGGAAACCTACCTATTTTTATGTCCGTACTGAAACATACAGAACCGAAAAGACGTCGGGCAATCATGGTGCGAGAGTTGCTTATTGCTCTCATGGTGATGCTGGTGTTCCTGTTTGCGGGTGAGAAAATTCTGGCATTTCTTAGCCTGCGGGCGGAAACCGTCTCCATTTCTGGCGGCATCATTCTATTTCTGATCGCCATTAAGATGATTTTCCCCAGTGCTTCAGGCAATAGCAGTGGGCTTCCGGCAGGTGAAGAGCCGTTTATTGTGCCGCTGGCAATCCCATTAGTTGCAGGGCCGACTATTCTCGCCACATTAATGTTGCTGTCTCACCAGTACCCGAATCAGATGGGGCATCTGGTGATTGCGCTGCTGCTGGCCTGGGGCGGCACCTTTGTCATCCTGCTACAGTCATCGCTATTTTTACGTCTGCTGGGCGAGAAAGGAGTGAATGCGCTGGAACGCCTGATGGGATTGATTCTGGTGATGATGGCAACCCAGATGTTCCTCGACGGCATTCGAATGTGGATGAAGGGGTAA
- the gntK gene encoding gluconokinase, with protein sequence MSTTNHDHHIYVLMGVSGSGKSAVASEVAHQLHAAFLDGDFLHPRRNIEKMASGEPLNDDDRKPWLQALNDAAFAMQRTNKVSLIVCSALKKHYRDLLREGNPNLSFIYLKGDFDVIESRLKARKGHFFKTQMLVTQFETLQEPGADETDVLVVDIDQPLEGVVASTIEVIKKGK encoded by the coding sequence TTGAGCACGACTAATCATGATCACCACATTTACGTCTTAATGGGCGTATCGGGCAGCGGCAAATCTGCGGTCGCCAGTGAAGTGGCGCATCAACTTCATGCCGCGTTTCTTGATGGCGATTTCCTCCATCCGCGCCGCAATATCGAAAAAATGGCGTCTGGCGAACCGTTGAATGATGACGATCGCAAACCGTGGTTGCAGGCGCTGAACGACGCCGCGTTTGCTATGCAGCGTACCAATAAAGTGTCGCTGATCGTCTGCTCTGCACTGAAAAAACACTATCGCGACCTGCTGCGTGAAGGTAATCCGAATCTCTCTTTCATCTACCTGAAAGGCGATTTTGATGTGATTGAAAGCCGCCTGAAAGCGCGCAAAGGCCATTTCTTTAAGACCCAAATGTTGGTGACGCAGTTTGAAACGCTGCAGGAGCCGGGTGCGGACGAAACCGATGTACTGGTGGTGGATATCGATCAACCGCTGGAAGGTGTTGTGGCAAGCACCATTGAGGTTATAAAAAAAGGCAAATAA
- the gntU gene encoding gluconate transporter, producing the protein MTTLTLVLTAVGSVLLLLFLVMKARMHAFLALMVVSMGAGLFSGMPLDKIAATMEKGMGGTLGFLAVVVALGAMFGKILHETGAVDQIAVKMLKSFGHSRAHYAIGLAGLVCALPLFFEVAIVLLISVAFSMARHTGTNLVKLVIPLFAGVAAAAAFLVPGPAPMLLASQMNADFGWMILIGLCAAIPGMIIAGPLWGNFISRYVELHIPDDISEPHLGEGKMPSFGFSLSLILLPLVLVGLKTIAARFVPEGSTAYEWFEFIGHPFTAILVACLVAIYGLAMRQGMPKDKVMEICGHALQPAGIILLVIGAGGVFKQVLVDSGVGPALGEALTGMGLPIAITCFVLAAAVRIIQGSATVACLTAVGLVMPVIEQLNYSGAQMAALSICIAGGSIVVSHVNDAGFWLFGKFTGATEAETLKTWTMMETILGTVGAIVGMIAFQLLS; encoded by the coding sequence GTGACTACATTAACGCTTGTTTTAACAGCAGTAGGGTCTGTTTTACTGCTGCTGTTTTTAGTCATGAAGGCGCGTATGCACGCTTTCCTGGCTTTGATGGTGGTGTCTATGGGGGCTGGCCTTTTTTCCGGTATGCCGCTCGATAAAATCGCAGCGACGATGGAAAAAGGGATGGGAGGCACCCTCGGCTTCCTGGCGGTGGTTGTCGCCCTGGGAGCCATGTTTGGCAAGATCTTACATGAAACCGGCGCAGTCGATCAGATTGCCGTCAAAATGCTCAAATCCTTCGGTCACAGCCGCGCGCATTATGCCATTGGCCTTGCGGGTCTGGTTTGTGCGCTGCCGCTGTTCTTTGAAGTGGCGATTGTTCTGCTGATTAGCGTTGCCTTCTCGATGGCGCGCCATACCGGCACGAATCTGGTGAAACTGGTGATCCCGTTGTTCGCAGGCGTGGCGGCAGCGGCGGCATTTCTGGTGCCTGGACCAGCGCCGATGCTGCTGGCATCGCAGATGAATGCCGACTTTGGCTGGATGATCCTGATTGGCCTGTGTGCGGCAATTCCGGGGATGATTATTGCCGGGCCGCTGTGGGGTAACTTCATCAGTCGTTACGTTGAGCTGCACATTCCTGACGACATCAGCGAACCGCATCTCGGTGAAGGCAAAATGCCATCCTTCGGATTCAGCCTGTCGCTGATCCTGCTGCCGCTGGTGCTGGTAGGTCTTAAAACCATTGCTGCGCGTTTTGTACCAGAAGGATCAACTGCTTACGAATGGTTTGAGTTCATCGGTCATCCGTTTACTGCGATTCTGGTTGCTTGCCTGGTGGCAATTTACGGCCTGGCAATGCGTCAGGGCATGCCAAAAGACAAAGTGATGGAGATTTGCGGTCACGCGCTGCAACCGGCGGGGATCATTCTGCTGGTGATTGGTGCAGGCGGCGTGTTCAAACAGGTGCTGGTTGACTCTGGCGTAGGTCCGGCATTGGGCGAAGCGTTAACCGGGATGGGGCTGCCGATTGCCATCACCTGCTTCGTGCTGGCAGCTGCAGTGCGCATCATTCAGGGGTCTGCCACCGTTGCTTGTTTAACGGCGGTAGGACTGGTGATGCCGGTTATTGAACAGCTGAATTATTCCGGTGCGCAAATGGCGGCGCTGTCGATTTGTATCGCCGGTGGTTCGATTGTCGTCAGCCACGTTAACGACGCTGGCTTCTGGTTGTTCGGTAAATTTACCGGCGCGACCGAAGCCGAAACGCTGAAAACCTGGACCATGATGGAAACCATCCTCGGCACTGTCGGTGCCATCGTTGGGATGATTGCGTTCCAGCTGTTGAGTTAA